In a single window of the Melioribacteraceae bacterium genome:
- a CDS encoding T9SS type A sorting domain-containing protein yields the protein MKMRTNLFFTYILAALLFTNLTAQVNPGDKNLIHSWKFDDGTANDHVGKLAGILKGSAKISNGALNTTEPNSWLELPAGKIAINELNEVTIEAWFRPLANGNTNFHMLAFFGNTQNAIGVNYFFMTPARLDDVSRAAISCDDVSTPWSAETGVNGPEFDDGKIHHMVATLNATEISFYTDGELKGTSLLASNNSIKKIHPIFAYLAKSGYTDDAVWKGEIFEFNIFNKALSSEEVLYLFKNGAVSTSIDENLNLLPEEFSLMQNYPNPFNPSTSISFSIPENSFVSLKIYNSIGQEIAELAGKDYTVGTHYVKFNAENLSSGVYYYTVRAGNNSITKKMILTK from the coding sequence ATGAAAATGAGAACTAATTTGTTTTTTACTTACATACTTGCAGCTCTGCTTTTCACCAACTTGACTGCCCAGGTTAATCCTGGCGATAAAAATTTAATTCATTCGTGGAAGTTTGATGATGGTACTGCCAATGATCATGTAGGAAAATTAGCAGGAATATTGAAGGGATCAGCAAAAATATCGAATGGTGCATTGAACACCACCGAGCCGAATTCATGGCTGGAATTGCCAGCCGGTAAAATTGCTATAAATGAATTAAACGAAGTTACAATCGAAGCGTGGTTCAGACCACTCGCTAATGGAAACACCAATTTTCACATGCTTGCTTTTTTTGGCAATACCCAAAATGCGATTGGTGTTAATTACTTTTTTATGACTCCTGCCCGGCTTGATGATGTGAGCCGAGCAGCAATTTCATGTGATGACGTCTCAACTCCCTGGTCAGCTGAAACGGGAGTAAATGGACCTGAATTTGATGATGGGAAGATTCATCATATGGTTGCTACTTTAAATGCAACTGAAATTTCTTTTTATACCGATGGTGAACTGAAGGGAACGAGTTTATTGGCTTCCAATAATAGTATTAAAAAAATACATCCAATTTTTGCTTACCTTGCAAAAAGTGGATACACTGATGATGCTGTTTGGAAGGGAGAAATATTCGAGTTTAATATTTTTAATAAAGCTTTATCTTCTGAGGAAGTATTGTATCTATTTAAGAATGGCGCGGTTTCTACGAGTATTGATGAAAATTTAAATTTGTTGCCCGAAGAATTTAGCTTAATGCAAAACTATCCGAATCCATTTAATCCATCAACCTCAATTTCATTCAGCATACCAGAAAATTCATTTGTCTCACTAAAAATTTATAACAGTATTGGACAAGAAATTGCTGAGTTAGCCGGTAAAGATTACACAGTTGGTACACATTACGTAAAATTTAATGCTGAAAATCTTTCCAGTGGAGTTTATTACTATACCGTTAGAGCAGGAAATAATTCTATAACTAAAAAAATGATTCTAACGAAATAA
- a CDS encoding T9SS type A sorting domain-containing protein — MKRFVLFSTTLFCFLFLLASGSVLKAQNAPVKLWDFEKDFDGWYFTPEGGTVLLSTEKATTGKRSVKFIGVNNSIEANFMNDTHKDFKEGDIVKFKVWLSAADLAYVNGLQIFWQTGAGWTWNSKWFGAASLKGDDWNTLDLVMPALTAPFQRIGVQLLLQAGNEAKVPVMYIDEISISRPIGEYYWTENWNDDTIEGRLTGTTSDAPTTLKDVNTATGVWQAIYAIRGGSNQCDGTGRTLRLLSTSNRPQGGAAVTPAVYGGIGVVKFVEGRGGTNRVIKVSKSRDNGATWMDVKTINGTTKCEQILVEVNDGRANKLKFQNMSTGDVDIDNITFNTYEDALPPFIVSKWGKASSGGPWPILNTASTPAGNASMGDGKTSTGWSTLRGQFPELQATTSKAVVVTGKLQLIGGGGENAYTHLRYALEFQDGTTLINPLTETAQWTSTAGFYGYGFHPRSGTGTMSNARGGAGTLWLIDGGGFNSGWGGNNTAAVGADESTALIEQAPRNAQMIEGTYNFAISVKMITATTAEVRWYLVEENNKYWFGGTKVVKAKTDKFNGISFGVNNDSKATMFSVMSVKADLGEQITVPEAPWQAFYVSKWGKSSAGGPWPIKNNAETLVGDASMGDGKPSTGWSTLSGGFEEALPLKTNKELIVKGQLQYVGGGGGDAYTHLRYALTFQDSVTLKDALTENAQWSSTKGFYGYSFHPRTGNGTMSNARGGAGTLWLVNGGGFHSGWGGNNTAQVGSKGNTVGIEQAPRNAQMVAGTYNFAISVKSINDTTNQIKWYLVEEGNKYWFGGTELVKSITKKFNAINFGVNNDNTITQFNVLEVMVDYGTITVPEAPWQAYYVDKWGKSSAGGPWPIKNNAETLVGDASMGDGKTSTGWSTLSGGFGQALPLKKDKELIVKGQMQLVGGGGGDAYTHLRYGITFQDSVTLKDALTENAQWSSTKGFYGYSFHPRSGNATMSNARGGAGTVWLVDGGGFHSGWGGNNTAQVGVNGNTLGIDQIPRNAEMIAGTYNFAISIKMVNDTSSIVKWYLIEENNKYYFGGTETLKSKTNKYNAISFGVNNDSKATMFNVLEVMVDYGTLVVPDAPFEPFYVGDWGFIGNRSGGWTLTPGELTGDVAISGTAAPTGWSAIRGGFVSPVKPTVEKPMVVTGKMELQGGGFEAWSSLRLGLFTSDSAGTVTNNAWSGLERAHSGYLFIPHSGSNDLTNWTGPAQLGTVGAVVNGTWISTAGASNYVLTNKKQKGGAVGSAGKYNFAFSIGPKSDGSNEVRYYIYKEDKSYSFGGIVIDNRNPIVTKVFNSFNIGLNTNANTRALKITDLYVNLDKHITIPEDVLSVKAQDGEIPTQYNLSQNYPNPFNPSTTIDFALPKNGHVSLVVYDVLGREVANLVQGEFSAGNYKVNFDASNLSSGIYFYKLQSEEFVSIKKLMLLK, encoded by the coding sequence ATGAAAAGGTTTGTTCTTTTTTCTACTACACTGTTTTGTTTTCTCTTTTTACTGGCCAGTGGTAGTGTCCTCAAAGCCCAAAATGCACCTGTAAAACTGTGGGATTTTGAGAAGGATTTTGACGGTTGGTACTTTACTCCGGAGGGAGGTACAGTACTTTTAAGCACTGAGAAAGCAACCACCGGCAAAAGATCGGTGAAATTTATTGGTGTCAATAATAGCATTGAAGCTAATTTTATGAATGACACTCATAAAGATTTTAAAGAGGGTGACATTGTTAAATTTAAGGTATGGCTTTCAGCCGCAGATTTAGCTTATGTCAATGGGTTACAAATATTTTGGCAGACAGGCGCTGGCTGGACATGGAATTCAAAATGGTTCGGCGCAGCATCATTAAAAGGGGATGATTGGAATACTCTGGATCTAGTGATGCCGGCTCTTACCGCGCCATTTCAAAGAATAGGTGTTCAGTTGTTATTGCAAGCAGGCAACGAGGCAAAAGTGCCTGTAATGTATATTGATGAAATTTCTATTAGCAGACCTATTGGTGAATATTATTGGACAGAAAATTGGAATGATGATACAATCGAAGGAAGATTAACTGGTACTACCAGTGATGCTCCTACAACTCTTAAAGATGTAAATACTGCTACTGGGGTTTGGCAAGCAATTTACGCTATTCGTGGTGGTTCAAACCAATGTGACGGTACCGGACGTACACTTCGTTTATTAAGTACTTCAAACAGACCACAAGGTGGTGCCGCTGTTACACCTGCAGTATATGGTGGTATTGGCGTTGTTAAATTTGTTGAAGGAAGAGGCGGTACAAATAGAGTAATTAAAGTGTCCAAATCGCGCGATAATGGCGCTACATGGATGGATGTAAAAACCATTAATGGAACTACCAAATGTGAACAGATTTTGGTTGAAGTAAATGATGGAAGAGCAAATAAGCTTAAATTCCAAAATATGAGCACAGGTGATGTTGATATTGATAATATTACTTTCAATACTTATGAAGATGCTCTACCTCCATTTATAGTATCAAAATGGGGCAAAGCTTCATCAGGCGGTCCTTGGCCAATATTGAACACCGCTTCTACTCCTGCCGGAAATGCTAGCATGGGTGATGGCAAAACTTCTACAGGTTGGTCAACACTTCGTGGTCAATTCCCGGAACTACAAGCTACTACAAGTAAGGCAGTAGTAGTAACCGGAAAATTACAATTAATAGGCGGTGGCGGTGAAAATGCTTATACACATTTACGTTATGCATTAGAATTTCAAGATGGCACAACTTTAATTAATCCACTTACAGAGACTGCTCAATGGACAAGCACAGCAGGTTTCTATGGTTATGGATTCCATCCAAGAAGTGGTACTGGCACGATGTCTAATGCAAGAGGCGGAGCAGGAACATTGTGGTTAATTGATGGTGGTGGATTTAACAGCGGCTGGGGCGGCAATAACACTGCTGCTGTTGGTGCGGATGAATCGACAGCTCTAATTGAGCAGGCTCCTCGTAATGCCCAAATGATTGAAGGTACTTATAATTTTGCAATTTCTGTTAAAATGATTACAGCTACAACTGCCGAAGTTAGATGGTATTTAGTTGAAGAAAATAATAAGTACTGGTTTGGCGGTACTAAAGTTGTTAAAGCTAAAACAGATAAATTTAACGGTATCAGCTTCGGTGTAAATAATGATAGCAAAGCAACAATGTTTAGTGTTATGTCAGTTAAAGCTGATCTTGGAGAACAAATCACAGTACCGGAAGCTCCATGGCAGGCATTCTATGTAAGTAAGTGGGGTAAATCCTCAGCAGGCGGTCCATGGCCAATAAAGAATAATGCCGAAACATTAGTTGGCGACGCAAGCATGGGTGATGGAAAACCATCAACTGGTTGGTCAACCCTAAGTGGTGGATTTGAAGAAGCATTGCCATTAAAGACAAATAAAGAACTTATCGTAAAAGGTCAGTTACAGTATGTAGGCGGTGGCGGTGGAGATGCATATACTCATCTACGCTATGCTTTGACCTTCCAGGATAGTGTTACATTAAAGGATGCATTAACAGAAAATGCCCAATGGTCAAGTACAAAGGGATTCTATGGCTACAGCTTCCATCCAAGAACCGGTAATGGAACAATGTCTAACGCAAGAGGTGGAGCCGGAACATTATGGTTAGTAAATGGCGGCGGATTCCATAGCGGCTGGGGTGGTAATAATACAGCTCAAGTGGGAAGCAAAGGAAATACAGTAGGAATAGAACAAGCACCACGCAATGCTCAAATGGTTGCTGGAACATATAATTTCGCTATTTCGGTAAAGAGCATAAATGACACCACAAACCAAATAAAATGGTACTTAGTTGAAGAAGGCAATAAATATTGGTTTGGTGGAACAGAATTAGTGAAGTCAATCACCAAGAAATTCAACGCAATTAATTTTGGTGTAAATAATGATAATACAATAACCCAATTTAATGTACTTGAAGTAATGGTGGATTATGGAACGATTACAGTACCAGAAGCACCATGGCAGGCATATTACGTTGATAAATGGGGTAAATCTTCAGCAGGCGGTCCATGGCCAATTAAGAATAACGCAGAAACATTAGTTGGCGACGCAAGCATGGGAGATGGAAAAACATCGACGGGCTGGTCAACATTAAGCGGTGGATTTGGACAAGCATTACCACTGAAAAAAGATAAAGAGCTAATTGTAAAAGGTCAGATGCAATTAGTTGGCGGTGGCGGTGGAGATGCATATACACATCTACGTTATGGAATAACTTTCCAGGATAGTGTTACATTAAAGGATGCATTAACTGAAAATGCCCAATGGTCAAGTACAAAGGGATTCTATGGTTATAGTTTCCATCCAAGAAGTGGAAATGCAACAATGTCTAACGCAAGAGGTGGAGCCGGTACAGTTTGGTTAGTAGATGGTGGTGGATTCCACAGTGGCTGGGGTGGTAATAACACGGCCCAGGTTGGTGTTAATGGAAATACTTTAGGCATTGACCAAATTCCACGAAATGCTGAAATGATAGCTGGTACATATAATTTTGCTATCTCAATTAAAATGGTAAATGATACATCAAGCATAGTTAAATGGTATTTAATTGAAGAAAACAATAAGTACTATTTTGGTGGAACTGAAACTTTAAAATCCAAAACTAATAAGTACAACGCAATCAGTTTTGGTGTTAATAATGATAGCAAAGCCACTATGTTTAATGTTTTAGAAGTTATGGTTGATTATGGAACTCTTGTAGTACCTGACGCTCCATTTGAACCATTCTATGTTGGAGATTGGGGATTTATCGGAAACAGATCAGGCGGATGGACTCTGACACCTGGTGAATTAACTGGTGACGTTGCAATCTCCGGTACAGCAGCACCAACTGGTTGGTCAGCTATTCGAGGTGGTTTTGTAAGCCCAGTTAAACCAACTGTAGAAAAACCAATGGTTGTTACAGGAAAGATGGAACTTCAAGGTGGTGGATTTGAAGCTTGGAGTTCATTGCGTTTAGGTTTATTCACAAGTGATAGCGCCGGTACTGTTACAAATAATGCATGGTCTGGTTTAGAAAGAGCACATTCAGGTTACTTATTTATTCCTCATAGCGGTTCAAATGATTTAACAAATTGGACTGGTCCTGCTCAATTAGGTACTGTTGGTGCTGTTGTAAATGGAACATGGATTAGCACAGCTGGTGCATCAAATTATGTTCTTACAAATAAAAAACAAAAGGGCGGAGCGGTTGGATCTGCCGGAAAATATAATTTCGCATTCTCAATCGGTCCTAAATCAGATGGCTCGAATGAAGTTAGATATTATATTTATAAAGAAGATAAGAGCTACAGCTTTGGTGGAATTGTGATTGATAATCGTAATCCTATCGTTACTAAAGTATTCAACAGCTTTAATATTGGTTTGAATACTAATGCTAATACGAGAGCTCTTAAAATTACAGATCTCTATGTTAACTTAGATAAACATATCACCATTCCTGAAGATGTATTATCGGTTAAAGCTCAGGATGGAGAAATTCCAACTCAATACAATTTGAGCCAAAATTATCCTAACCCATTCAACCCATCTACTACTATCGATTTTGCACTCCCAAAGAATGGGCATGTAAGTCTTGTAGTTTATGACGTATTGGGAAGAGAAGTAGCTAACTTGGTTCAAGGCGAATTTTCAGCTGGTAACTATAAAGTTAACTTTGATGCATCAAATCTTTCTTCAGGAATTTATTTCTACAAACTACAGTCTGAAGAATTTGTTTCTATTAAGAAACTTATGCTTCTCAAGTAA
- a CDS encoding T9SS type A sorting domain-containing protein has translation MRQLLLFVLIVVFFVGNISAQKDTVHVKGFYEAGVYGTLNEAIDKAKADGTINKTVFKLKSYEAYVLSRSIYMDHGQNLEIVAPKPGKDQNSAPPQILWTEEGIDRAYIIQTYGDVIMKNVWVRYADFLGNQVSSSIAFENQTAANDPEIGYFDGVLFDYAPIGAEASGAVCVKADHFQGEFYNCYWRNNSDVHFRYYGRAVSFPYQSSGWHYDKLIFENCTFSNLARIVMQEGNEYGSNIHINHCTLINSIEWPWQSAGWLETASITNSIFVNPFMIGHRALDVCTASQTYSDYEKGLCRPPGGGLINGITPVDSFGFKVNFTDFDRKLFIGNNVYMYQDWLKKWFVECPWAKAKIQARLKVDIYNPSPMLGQAEIDFIDSVDANGKKVFNKLNVDWSTIFYEDPNFIVAPTNIDTLKLFIEAKWNNNADFNWAYMPNAGFKQQWPLPENLAYTNTKYLTAAMGGFPLGDLNWFPEKKAQWAAQRTAEWATINNWLNNGLVSVEEVPGVLPTEFDLKQNFPNPFNPMTNIEYSIPVTGNVSLKVFNTLGQEIATIVDGNQLAGTYVAKFDGSRLASGVYLYRLESGNISITKKFVLMK, from the coding sequence ATGAGGCAATTATTATTATTTGTTTTAATAGTTGTGTTTTTTGTAGGAAATATATCAGCTCAAAAGGATACCGTACATGTTAAGGGTTTCTATGAAGCCGGTGTGTATGGTACTTTAAACGAGGCAATTGATAAAGCGAAAGCCGACGGTACAATTAATAAGACCGTTTTTAAATTGAAATCTTATGAGGCATATGTTTTAAGTAGAAGTATCTACATGGATCATGGCCAGAATCTTGAAATTGTTGCTCCTAAACCGGGCAAAGATCAAAATTCTGCCCCTCCTCAAATTCTGTGGACAGAGGAAGGAATTGACAGAGCATATATTATCCAAACTTATGGTGATGTAATTATGAAAAACGTTTGGGTTCGTTATGCCGATTTCTTGGGAAATCAAGTTAGCTCTTCAATAGCATTCGAAAATCAAACAGCCGCAAACGATCCAGAAATTGGATATTTTGATGGAGTACTTTTTGATTATGCGCCTATTGGTGCTGAAGCATCCGGTGCTGTGTGCGTTAAAGCAGATCATTTTCAAGGTGAATTTTATAATTGCTATTGGAGAAATAATTCAGATGTTCACTTCCGTTACTATGGACGTGCAGTATCATTCCCATATCAAAGTTCTGGATGGCATTACGATAAATTAATTTTTGAAAATTGTACTTTTTCCAATCTTGCAAGAATTGTGATGCAAGAAGGAAATGAATATGGCAGCAACATTCATATCAATCACTGTACATTAATTAATTCTATCGAATGGCCATGGCAATCTGCAGGCTGGTTAGAAACAGCGTCAATTACTAATTCCATTTTTGTTAATCCATTCATGATTGGACACAGAGCGTTGGATGTTTGTACTGCAAGCCAAACTTATTCTGATTATGAAAAAGGATTATGTAGACCTCCAGGCGGCGGCTTGATAAATGGAATAACTCCGGTTGATTCTTTTGGTTTTAAGGTTAATTTCACCGATTTCGACCGTAAATTGTTTATCGGAAATAATGTTTATATGTATCAAGATTGGTTGAAGAAGTGGTTTGTAGAATGTCCATGGGCAAAAGCTAAAATTCAGGCTAGATTAAAAGTTGATATTTATAATCCATCTCCAATGCTTGGTCAAGCTGAAATAGATTTTATCGATTCCGTTGACGCAAATGGTAAAAAAGTATTCAATAAATTAAATGTAGATTGGTCCACAATATTCTATGAAGACCCTAATTTTATTGTTGCTCCAACAAATATTGATACTTTAAAACTTTTTATTGAAGCAAAATGGAATAATAACGCAGATTTTAATTGGGCTTATATGCCAAATGCAGGCTTTAAGCAACAATGGCCTTTACCAGAAAATTTAGCTTATACTAACACAAAATATTTGACTGCCGCAATGGGCGGATTCCCATTAGGCGATTTGAATTGGTTCCCAGAGAAAAAAGCTCAGTGGGCAGCACAAAGAACCGCTGAATGGGCTACAATTAATAATTGGCTTAATAATGGCCTAGTTAGTGTTGAAGAAGTTCCGGGTGTTCTCCCAACCGAATTTGATCTAAAACAAAATTTCCCAAATCCATTTAACCCTATGACTAACATTGAATACTCTATTCCTGTTACAGGTAATGTTTCATTAAAAGTATTTAATACACTTGGACAGGAAATTGCAACAATCGTTGATGGTAATCAATTAGCCGGTACTTATGTAGCAAAATTTGATGGTTCAAGATTAGCAAGTGGTGTTTATTTGTACCGCTTGGAATCTGGAAATATATCGATAACTAAAAAATTCGTCTTAATGAAGTAA
- a CDS encoding DNA-binding transcriptional regulator: protein MKKIVLLIETSREFGRQLINGVARYSRINGPWSFFKEQTGLKTSIPRLTSWKPDGIIMRNSMIKQELLKLKIPTILALHDKTSHPKLPVIKTDSQAIAKMASEHFRDKGFKNFAFCGFDIFEWSNERKLFFTKYNNEAGFTTHLYDSSKKLQSQDWEVEQRHVIEWLKSIPKPVALMACNDDRGQHILEVCKLIGLKVPDDVSVIGVDNDPMICEIGDPPLTSIALDVESAGYNSAKLLNDLLSGTKMNGQQIIVSPTHIVQRQSSDIFAVNDPEITKALKFIRENAKSKICVKEVVNSTCLSRRILEKRFRDILHRSIYDEIRRRRVDLITKFLIETDLPIAEITSLFTFTDAEHISRYFKKEKGMGLREFRKLHQPC, encoded by the coding sequence ATGAAAAAAATAGTATTACTAATTGAAACATCACGCGAGTTTGGCAGACAGCTCATTAATGGGGTTGCTCGCTATTCAAGAATTAACGGTCCTTGGTCTTTCTTTAAAGAACAAACCGGGTTAAAAACTTCAATACCTCGGTTAACCAGCTGGAAGCCTGATGGAATTATAATGCGAAATTCCATGATTAAACAGGAATTACTAAAACTAAAAATCCCTACAATTCTAGCTTTGCACGATAAAACTTCACATCCAAAATTACCAGTTATTAAAACCGATTCACAAGCTATTGCAAAAATGGCTAGTGAACATTTTAGAGATAAAGGATTTAAGAATTTTGCATTCTGCGGTTTTGATATTTTTGAATGGTCTAACGAAAGAAAATTATTTTTTACTAAATATAATAATGAAGCCGGTTTCACAACTCATCTTTATGATTCATCAAAAAAATTACAAAGTCAAGATTGGGAAGTGGAACAAAGGCATGTGATAGAATGGCTTAAATCGATCCCGAAACCGGTTGCTTTAATGGCATGCAACGATGATAGAGGACAGCATATACTTGAGGTTTGTAAATTAATTGGACTTAAAGTACCGGATGACGTTTCTGTAATAGGAGTTGATAATGATCCAATGATTTGTGAAATCGGGGATCCTCCTCTTACAAGTATTGCTCTTGACGTTGAATCGGCGGGATATAATTCCGCAAAACTTCTAAATGATCTTTTATCGGGTACAAAGATGAATGGTCAGCAGATAATAGTCTCTCCAACTCACATTGTTCAACGGCAATCTTCAGATATTTTTGCAGTTAATGATCCGGAAATTACTAAAGCCCTTAAATTTATTAGGGAAAATGCTAAATCAAAAATTTGTGTGAAAGAGGTTGTTAACAGCACTTGTTTAAGCAGACGTATATTGGAGAAGAGATTTAGAGACATTTTGCACAGATCGATTTATGATGAAATTAGGCGTAGAAGAGTGGATTTAATAACTAAATTTTTAATTGAAACAGATCTGCCTATCGCTGAAATCACCTCACTTTTTACCTTTACCGATGCTGAACACATCTCCCGATACTTCAAAAAAGAAAAAGGGATGGGATTGCGCGAATTTCGAAAATTGCACCAGCCCTGCTAA